A genome region from Halobacterium hubeiense includes the following:
- the tbsP gene encoding transcriptional regulator TbsP, whose translation MPQTLLGTSVDDVVHAIFNAEPDELFVVNPAGETTEELVDVANAYDEELPSISLLGDERTLKDVTDDFIAASNAANLVEAGDLELRVFDGGARSSMLVTENRTVALVDVDDLVGGLTTDDTEFAETAYDAVADDWAAAEAFTLRTPAIDRVRQTLDEDIGEDVEADFSDALASMETARGDGDGLDEVTVSLLVAAKNRELLYDISKWGEDVGVASKATFSRVKKKLEDLGLIDTEKVPLDVGRPRLRLKLADERLEDAPPAELASAAQSILS comes from the coding sequence ATGCCACAGACTCTACTGGGAACGAGTGTTGACGACGTCGTTCACGCTATCTTTAACGCTGAACCCGACGAGCTGTTCGTCGTGAACCCCGCCGGTGAGACCACCGAGGAACTCGTCGACGTCGCCAACGCCTACGACGAGGAGCTACCGTCCATCAGCCTGCTCGGCGACGAGCGAACGCTGAAGGACGTGACCGACGACTTCATCGCCGCGAGCAACGCCGCGAACCTCGTCGAAGCCGGCGACCTCGAGCTTCGCGTCTTCGACGGGGGCGCGCGGAGTTCGATGCTCGTCACTGAGAACCGAACGGTCGCGCTTGTTGACGTTGATGATCTCGTTGGTGGCCTCACCACAGACGATACCGAGTTCGCCGAGACCGCCTACGATGCCGTTGCTGACGACTGGGCGGCCGCCGAGGCGTTCACGCTCCGCACGCCCGCCATCGACCGCGTCCGGCAGACGCTCGACGAGGATATCGGCGAAGATGTTGAAGCCGATTTCAGTGACGCACTGGCTTCGATGGAGACCGCCCGCGGCGACGGCGACGGCCTCGACGAGGTCACCGTCAGCCTGCTGGTCGCCGCGAAGAACCGCGAACTGCTCTACGACATCAGCAAGTGGGGCGAGGACGTCGGTGTCGCGTCGAAGGCGACGTTCTCCCGAGTGAAAAAGAAGCTTGAAGACCTCGGGCTCATCGATACCGAGAAGGTCCCCCTCGATGTTGGCCGGCCGCGGCTCCGCCTCAAACTCGCCGATGAGCGCCTCGAGGACGCGCCGCCCGCG
- a CDS encoding twin-arginine translocation signal domain-containing protein, translating into MSIMTRNERNRMKSRRTFLKTAAAGSVGLAIPTTVASAAPTDEEKRNEEQQQFEKIAKDRDEKTIEEFHQELREAGFDVYTTKKKYNLKNDGKEVEEQDSDSNEISPQKIPESDIEVDLSLYVNAYSD; encoded by the coding sequence GTGTCAATTATGACACGAAATGAACGTAACCGGATGAAAAGTCGACGAACCTTCTTAAAAACAGCTGCGGCAGGTAGTGTCGGCTTGGCAATTCCAACAACGGTTGCTTCGGCTGCTCCGACTGATGAAGAGAAACGAAATGAAGAGCAACAGCAGTTCGAGAAAATAGCGAAAGATCGCGATGAGAAAACTATTGAAGAGTTCCATCAGGAGCTCCGGGAAGCCGGCTTTGATGTGTACACAACTAAGAAAAAGTACAACCTGAAGAATGATGGAAAAGAAGTTGAGGAGCAAGATTCCGATAGTAATGAAATCTCACCACAGAAAATTCCAGAGTCGGATATAGAAGTCGATCTGTCGCTGTACGTGAATGCTTACTCAGACTAG